The following are encoded in a window of Haliaeetus albicilla chromosome 1, bHalAlb1.1, whole genome shotgun sequence genomic DNA:
- the LOC138686796 gene encoding programmed cell death protein 4-like has product MGGSCRGAPARGDGAHGVQGPCPAAAEEEEDGDEELLGAGGPRAWTPQEKLLHEARLKAKAKRRLRRTSSRDSARESLSEGAEPGPEPGSPKGRTHDRRSRMGKGRGLPKKGGAGGKGVWGAPGVVYGYQEPDARDPNYDEVAQGDTVYATVVPELEEGELEKNVQPMVLEYFEHGDTSEVMELLRGLNLGSRRHAVPSLAVALALEGKASHRELTSRLLSDLVGHVVTPEDIAWAFDKMLRDLPDLILDTPEAPQMLGQFIARAVADHALPLDFLERYKGRVDCEHARAALDRAAVLLRIKRDVNRLDNVWGVGGGQRPVKHLVKEMNLLLREYLLSGEVLEAEHCLRELEVPHFHHELVYEAVVMVLEGSGEGPVAMMVTLLKVLWETGLVTLDQMNRGFQRVYEELGDISLDVPLAHSLLERLVELCFDRGIITRALRDACPARGRKRFVSEGDGGQVKQ; this is encoded by the exons atgggggggTCGTGTCGCGGTGCCCCAGCACGTGGTGACGGTGCCCACGGTGTGCAGGGCCCCTGCCCGGCGGctgcggaggaggaggaggatggggacgAGGAGCTGTTGGGGGCCGGGGGTCCCCGCGCCTGGACCCCCCAGGAGAAGCTGCTGCACGAGGCGCGGCTGAAGGCCAAGGCCAAGCGGCGGCTGCGGCGTACCTCCTCCCGGGACTCGGCCCGTGAGTCGCTCTCCGAAGGTGCTGAGCCTGGCCCCGAGCCCGGCAGCCCCAAGGGCAGGACCCACGACCGCAGGTCCCGCATGGGCAAGGGCCGCGGGCTGCCCAAGAAAG GTGGTGCCGGAGGCAAGGGTGTGTGGGGTGCCCCCGGCGTGGTCTACGGCTACCAGGAGCCTGATGCCCGTGACCCCAACTACGACGAGGTGGCTCAG GGGGACACAGTCTATGCCACCGTGGTGCCTGAGTTGGAGGAGGGGGAGTTGGAGAAGAACGTGCAGCCCATGGTGCTGGAGTACTTTGAGCATGGGGACACCAGCGAGGTCATG gagctgctgcgggGGCTGAACCTGGGCAGCCGTCGGCACGCGGTGCCCTCGCTGGCGGTGGCCCTGGCGCTGGAGGGCAAGGCCAGCCACCGTGAGCTGACCTCCCGCCTCCTCTCCGACCTGGTGGGCCACGTTGTCACCCCCGAGGACATCGCCTGGGCCTTCGACAAGATGCTGCGGGACCTGCCCGACCTCATCCTCGACACCCCCGAGGCCCCCCAG ATGCTGGGTCAGTTCATCGCCCGTGCGGTGGCCGACCACGCGCTGCCCCTGGATTTCCTGGAGCGCTACAAGGGGCGCGTGGACTGCGAGCACGCCAG GGCCGCCCTCGACCGCGCTGCTGTCCTGCTGCGCATCAAGCGTGACGTCAACCGGCTGGACAACGTCTGGGGCGTGGGGGGCGGCCAGCGCCCCGTCAAGCACCTCGTCAAGGAG ATGAACCTACTGCTGCGGGAATACCTGCTCTCCGGGGAGGTGTTGGAGGCCGAGCACTGCCTGCGGGAGCTGGAGGTGCCACACTTCCACCACGAGCTGGTGTATGAG GCGGTGGTGATGGTGCTGGAAGGCTCCGGGGAGGGGCCCGTGGCCATGATGGTGACGCTGCTGAAGGTGCTGTGGGAGACGGGGCTGGTGACGCTGGACCAGATGAACCGG GGCTTCCAGCGGGTGTACGAGGAGCTAGGGGACATCAGCCTGGACGTGCCGCTGGCTCACAGCCTCCTGGAGCGGCTGGTGGAGCTCTGCTTCGACCGCGGCATCATCACCAGGGCCCTGCGGGATGCCTGCCCTGCCAG ggGGCGGAAGCGCTTCGTGAGCGAGGGCGATGGGGGACAGGTCAAGCAGTGA
- the MOGS gene encoding mannosyl-oligosaccharide glucosidase produces MAGERRRRGGEGPRERTRERGTRREREKEQQRGSSRGRTALVIAAAAAAAALALGLAVAEWKRWNAAALLVTPHPAPPALPPGSTGPLASPQHFWGTYRPHVYFGMKTRSPRALVTGLMWLQQREGGGSLRHTCEQSDGLSRYGWLMHDGENFGVQEIRDEGLFLKTEFVKRPGGEHGGDWSWRITARMEGTGGPAPLLSLFFYVATDEQGTLEPHLENRTRLAAVTGTTEELGRFTLTFLQPTAESGEDPKYASYNYLEAASPGLHRLTEVVRSSLSNRFIFAPPGGPRRRFFAVDAFRGLPGEPPRGRLLLHQVTLEPPATVEVTFESGSAVGRPRRLTGGALSAALARHAATFERRFEETFGLGRKGFPPSQRRFAQAALSDLLGGMGYFHGRSLVQSPLQERPVPAPEAALFTAVPSRSFFPRGFLWDEGFHQLLLARWDPALSREVIAHWLDLMNAEGWIPREQILGEEARAKVPPEFLLQHSETANPPTLLLALQRLLPSAPLPYLRRLFPRLRAWYDWYNRTQAGPLPLTFRWRGRDPQLERFLNPKTLASGLDDYPRASHPSPEERHLDLRCWMALASRVLAEVAERLGEPARPYREMEEALSDNGLLEQLHWAPELGAFADYGNHSAAVGLRWQRVAPAAPGQPPPAPRLVREVREAPRPRFVGALGYVSLFPLLLQLLRPDSPQLPAMLAAMRSERQLWTPFGLRSLARDSPLYMQRNTQHDPPYWRGSIWVNINYLALWALRSYADAEGPQRERAAELYHELRHNLVANLYRQYAESGFLWEHYSDSTGRGQGCHPFAGWSALVVLVMAEDY; encoded by the exons ATGGCGGGCGAGCGGCGCCGACGCGGCGGGGAAGGACCCCGGGAAAGAACCCGGGAACGCGGGACCCGGCGGGAACGGGAAAAGGAACAACAACGGGGATCGAGCCGGGGACGAACAGCGCTGGTGatagcggcggcggcggctgcggcggcgTTGGCTCTGGGCCTGGCGGTGGCTGAATGGAAACGGTGGAACGCGGCCGCCCTCCTCGTtaccccccaccccgctccccccgcTCTTCCCCCCGGTTCTACCGGGCCTCTCGCCTCGCCCCAACATTTCTGGGGCACTTACCGGCCTCACGTTTACTTCGGGATGAAGACACGCAGCCCACGGGCTCTCGTTACCG GACTCATGTGGCTTCAGCAACGCGAAGGAGGCGGCAGCTTACGTCACACCTGCGAGCAGAGCGATGGTTTGTCGCGGTATGGCTGGTTGATGCACGACGGGGAAAATTTCGGGGTGCAGGAGATCCGTGATGAAGGATTGTTCTTGAAAACTGAATTCGTTAAACGACCGGGTGGGGAACACGGAGGGGATTGGAGTTGGCGCATCACCGCACGGATGGAG GGCAcgggcggcccggccccgctcctctccctcttcttctACGTTGCCACGGACGAGCAGGGGACGCTGGAGCCGCACCTGGAGAACAGGACGCGGCTGGCCGCCGTGACGGGGACGACGGAGGAGCTGGGACGCTTCACCCTCACATTCCTCCAACCCACGGCGGAGAGTGGGGAGGACCCCAAATACGCCAG CTACAACTACCTGGAGGCGGCGAGCCCGGGGCTGCACCGCTTGACCGAGGTGGTGCGGAGCAGCCTGAGCAACCGCTTCATCTTTGCCCCGCCAGGAGGGCCGCGTCGCCGCTTCTTTGCCGTTGACGCCTTTCGAGGGCTGCCGGGGGAGCCCCCGCGTGGGCGCCTGCTGCTGCACCAGGTGACTTTGGAGCCGCCCGCTACGGTGGAGGTGACTTTCGAGTCGGGCAGCGCAGTGGGCCGGCCCAGGCGGCTGACGGGTGGGGCGCTGTCGGCAGCGCTGGCGCGGCACGCGGCCACCTTCGAGCGGCGCTTCGAGGAGACCTTCGGGCTGGGCCGCAAGGGCTTCCCCCCGTCACAGCGACGCTTCGCCCAGGCCGCCCTCAGCGACCTGCTGGGGGGAATGGGCTACTTCCACGGGCGCTCGCTGGTGCAGTCCCCGCTGCAGGAGCGCCCCGTGCCTGCCCCCGAGGCCGCCCTCTTCACTGCTGTCCCCTCCCGCTCCTTCTTCCCCCGCGGCTTCCTCTGGGATGAGGGcttccaccagctcctgctggcGCGCTGGGACCCGGCCCTGAGCCGTGAGGTGATCGCCCACTGGCTGGACCTGATGAACGCCGAGGGCTGGATCCCCCGCGAGCAGATCCTGGGGGAGGAGGCACGGGCCAAAGTGCCCCCCGAgttcctcctgcagcacagtgAGACGGccaacccccccaccctgctgctggcactgcaGCGGCTGCTGCCCTCCGCCCCCCTGCCCTACCTGCGCCGCCTCTTCCCCCGCCTGCGCGCCTGGTACGACTGGTACAACCGGACGCAGGCCGGACCCCTGCCCCTCACCTTCCGCTGGCGCGGCCGCGACCCCCAGCTCGAGCGCTTCCTCAACCCCAAGACGCTGGCCTCGGGGCTGGACGACTACCCCCGCGCCTCCCACCCCTCGCCCGAGGAGCGGCACCTGGACCTGCGCTGCTGGATGGCGCTGGCCTCCCGGGTGCTGGCAGAGGTGGCCGAGCGGCTGGGGGAGCCGGCCAGGCCCTACCGGGAGATGGAAGAGGCGCTGAGCGACAACGGCCTGCTTGAGCAGCTGCACTGGGCCCCGGAGCTGGGCGCCTTCGCCGACTACGGCAACCACAGCGCGGCGGTGGGGCTGCGCTGGCAGCGGGTGGCACCAGCGGCCCCAGGacagccccccccggccccccggctGGTGCGGGAGGTGCGGGAGGCGCCGCGGCCCCGTTTCGTGGGGGCCCTGGGCTACGTCAGCCTCTtcccgctgctgctgcagctcctgcgcCCTGACTCGCCGCAGCTGCCCGCCATGCTGGCCGCCATGCGCAGCGAGCGGCAGCTCTGGACACCCTTTGGGCTGCGCTCCCTGGCCCGCGACAGCCCCCTCTACATGCAGCGCAACACCCAGCATGACCCCCCGTACTGGCGCGGCTCCATCTGGGTCAACATCAACTACCTGGCCCTGTGGGCGCTGCGCAGCTACGCTGACGCTGAGGGGCCACAGCGGGAGCGGGCGGCAGAACTCTACCACGAGCTGCGCCACAACCTCGTGGCCAACCTGTACCGGCAGTACGCCGAGAGTGGCTTCCTCTGGGAGCACTACAGTGACAGCACCGGCCGTGGCCAGGGCTGCCACCCCTTTGCCGGCTGGTCCGCGCTGGTTGTGCTGGTGATGGCTGAGGACTACTAA
- the WBP1 gene encoding WW domain-binding protein 1: MERPGSGGAEGAWAALLGRQHQQAREYCPGVNNQPYVCETGHCCGETGCCTYYYELWWFWLLWTILILFSCCCAYRHRRAKLRLQQQQRQREINLIAYHGACNYPASMMDLRMLASFKLPAYEEVAHRPSTPPPPYSAILAQLSGPRGRLGSSSLTLSPSSENYTSCSCESSCATSPSSTSLSVQVTDETERSRASTPSEEGGTSSTGTGASWDLPPEEAPARGAPHKHALFSSTVDFFEADCHPCSDIEEGEEEEGGAAQEEGGSGGEHFRHRRLTGDSGIEVGRCQEEEEGEGEGTHLLGKAGPAPPSRCGLPGQGGGEGPSSPALPV; encoded by the exons ATGGAGCGGCCCGGGAGCGGCGGCGCCGAGGGGGCCTGGGCCGCGCTGCTGGGCCGGCAGCACCAGCAG GCCCGGGAGTACTGCCCGGGGGTGAACAACCAGCCCTACGTGTGCGAGACCGGGCACTGCTGCGGGGAGACCGGCTGCTGCACCTACTACTATGAGCTGTGGT ggTTCTGGCTCCTCTGGACCATCCTCAtcctcttcagctgctgctgcgcCTACCGGCACCGCCGGGCCAAGCTgcgcctgcagcagcagcagcggcagcgggAGATCAACCTCATCGCCTACCACGGTGCCTGCAACTACCCCGCCTCCATGATGGACCTCA GGATGCTGGCTTCCTTCAAGCTGCCTGCCTATGAGGAGGTGGCCCACCGGCCCAGCACACCGCCGCCGCCATACAGCGCCATCCTGGCCCAGCTGAGCGGGCCCCGCGGCCGCCTGGGCTCCAGCAGCCTCACCCTCTCGCCCAGCTCAGAGAACTACACCAGCTGCTCCTGCGAGTCGAGCTGCGCCACGTCCCCCAGCAGCACCTCGCTCTCAGTGCAGGTGACAGACGAGACGGAACGTAGCCGGGCCAGCACGCCCAGCGAGGAGGGTGGCACCAGCAGCACCGGTACTGGCGCCAGCTGGGATCTGCCCCCCGAGGAGGCACCAGCCCGCGGGGCCCCGCACAAGCACGCCCTCTTCTCCTCCACCGTGGACTTCTTCGAGGCTGACTGCCACCCCTGCTCCGACATCGAGGAgggcgaggaagaggagggtggcGCAGCCCAGGAGGaaggcggcagcggcggcgagCATTTCCGGCACCGGCGCCTGACGGGGGACTCAGGCATCGAGGTGGGGCGCTgccaagaggaggaggagggcgaggGCGAGGGCACCCACCTCCTGGGCAAGGCCGGCCCTGCGCCCCCCTCCCGCTGCGGGCTGCCGGGCCAGGGGGGCGGCGAGGGGCCCAGCTCGCCCGCCCTGCCCGTCTGA